In Nitrospirota bacterium, a single genomic region encodes these proteins:
- a CDS encoding FAD-binding oxidoreductase, whose protein sequence is MMINRREFLKAAGIALALPWACAGWSRPPSGAVLNDLHSELNPTRVNEVVPVRSPDDLRRAIERAAREGKAVSVAGGRHAMGGQQFGTDTVHLDTRPFNRVLNFESRSGLIEVEAGIQWPDLVEATLTLQNGALNQWGIVQKQTGADRLSLGGSLAANVHGRGLTLKPFVGDIESFRLIDAQGRVVTCSRNENGELFRLAVGGYGLFGVVSSVTLRLAPRRKLMRVVELVGIDEVMAKFEHRIADGFLYGDCQFAIDPASDDFMRRGIFSCYKPVDPATPIPAGQREIAEEQWLRLLYLAHADKTQAFGTYAEEYLATNGQIYWSDTHQMSFYPDAYHKSLDRRLRAPAAGSEMITEVYVPRSELASFFAEAREEFRRNKTDVIYGTIRLIERDDETFLAWAKDRWACTVLNLHVEHTPEGITRAAAAFRRLIDLARKRGGSYYLTYHKWAAREQVEACYPQFPEFLRLKKRYDPQERFQSDWYRHYARLFADVL, encoded by the coding sequence ATGATGATCAATCGCCGGGAGTTTCTCAAGGCGGCCGGAATCGCGCTGGCGCTGCCGTGGGCTTGCGCCGGGTGGAGTCGTCCGCCGTCCGGGGCGGTGCTGAACGATCTGCATTCGGAGTTGAACCCGACCCGAGTGAACGAGGTCGTGCCGGTGCGCTCTCCGGACGATCTCCGGCGCGCGATCGAGCGGGCCGCGCGTGAGGGCAAGGCCGTCTCCGTGGCCGGGGGGCGGCATGCGATGGGGGGCCAACAGTTCGGGACCGACACCGTCCATCTGGACACGCGGCCGTTCAACCGCGTCCTGAACTTCGAGAGCCGCAGCGGCCTGATCGAAGTGGAAGCGGGCATCCAGTGGCCGGACCTCGTCGAAGCGACGTTGACATTGCAGAACGGCGCGTTGAACCAATGGGGGATCGTTCAGAAGCAAACCGGGGCGGACCGGCTCAGCCTCGGCGGTTCGTTGGCCGCCAACGTTCACGGCCGAGGCTTGACGCTCAAGCCGTTCGTGGGCGACATCGAGTCGTTCAGGTTGATCGACGCCCAGGGACGCGTTGTGACGTGCAGCCGGAATGAGAACGGCGAACTGTTCCGGCTCGCAGTGGGGGGCTACGGCCTGTTCGGCGTCGTGTCGTCGGTCACGCTCCGGCTGGCTCCCCGGCGGAAACTCATGCGGGTGGTCGAGTTGGTCGGCATCGACGAGGTCATGGCCAAGTTCGAGCACCGGATCGCGGACGGCTTCCTGTACGGCGACTGCCAGTTCGCCATTGATCCCGCGTCCGACGATTTCATGCGCCGCGGGATTTTTTCGTGCTACAAGCCGGTTGATCCCGCCACGCCCATCCCCGCCGGTCAACGGGAGATCGCCGAAGAACAGTGGTTGCGGCTCTTGTACCTCGCGCACGCCGACAAGACGCAGGCGTTCGGGACCTACGCTGAGGAGTATCTCGCGACCAACGGCCAGATCTACTGGTCCGATACGCATCAGATGAGCTTTTATCCCGACGCCTACCACAAGTCGCTCGATCGGCGGTTGCGCGCGCCGGCGGCGGGATCGGAGATGATCACCGAGGTCTATGTGCCGCGTTCGGAGTTGGCCTCGTTCTTCGCGGAGGCGCGGGAAGAGTTTCGCAGGAACAAGACCGACGTGATCTACGGGACCATTCGCTTGATCGAACGCGACGACGAGACGTTCCTCGCGTGGGCGAAAGATCGCTGGGCGTGCACGGTGCTGAATCTCCACGTTGAACATACCCCGGAGGGGATCACGCGCGCGGCGGCGGCCTTTCGGCGGCTCATCGATCTGGCGAGGAAGCGGGGCGGCAGCTATTACCTCACGTATCACAAGTGGGCCGCCCGCGAACAAGTGGAGGCCTGCTACCCGCAGTTTCCCGAGTTTCTGAGACTCAAGAAGCGGTACGACCCGCAAGAACGCTTTCAGAGCGACTGGTACCGCCACTACGCACGCCTGTTCGCGGATGTGCTGTGA